From Microbacterium sp. CGR2:
TGATCGTCGTGTCGGGCGTTGCCTGGACACGTTCGATCAGGTCGGGATTCACCGCGAACCGCGAACGGTTCAGGCGCGTGAGGACGATCATGGGCTCCATCCTGGAAAGTTCGTCTCCGCTCGAGGGGAGCGAAGACCCGACGCCCGTCCTGGGCTGTCAGAGTGGACTGTCGGCCAGTGGCGGCTGCGCGTTAGAACGGCGGGTTCCCGGGACCGGCCGATCCCCGGTGGGTGTGAGTTTCCTGTGACGCCTGCCACTGCACCATGCCCTCGCCCCCGCGATTCCGCGGCAACTCGCATCATCTGCAACGGGTGCCATCCGAGTGGACCAGACGATGCGAAAGGATCGAAGGGGCCGGCGCGATGACTTCCGACACTCGTTCGCACGACGGAGCCCCGACACCGGAACCGAGGGAAGGGGCCGTATGAACGACCAGCGCGTGAAGGGTGCTGCATCCGCTGCCGCTGCCGCAGCGGACGAGTGCGGATGCGCCCCCACGCCCGTCGAACGGGCCGCGATGTGGCAGGTGCCGATGAGTCGTCGCCGCGCACTCGGGCTGGGAGCGCTCACTGCCGTGACGCTCGCCGCGTTCGGAGTCGGGGCAGGGGATTCGGTCGCGCACGCGACCACCTACCCCAGCTGGGACGATGTGCAGCGCGCCAAGAACAACCAGGCCGCCAAGGGCGCCGAGATCGGGCGCATCGAAGGTCTCATCCAGTCGCTCTCGCGCAGGGTCACCGAAACACAGGAGGCCGCTGCCGCGGCATCCGATGCGTTCTACAGCGCCCAGCAGGCATTCTTCGCCGCGATCACCGAAGCGGAGAGCCTGCAGGCCCGCGCGGATGAGCAGGCCGCGATCGCCGAGTCATCCGCACGAGAAGCCGGACGACTCGCGGCGAAGCTCTACCGCAACGGTGGAGAGGACACGGCCCTCCAGCTGTTCTTCTCCGGATCGAGTGCGAACGCCGACCAGCTTCTTTCGCGTCTCGGCACGATGGACAAGTATCTCGAGTACAACCAGTCGGTGTACGACAAAGCCGTCTCTGCGCGCAACACTTCACAAGCGCTGACCGATCAGGCGACCGTCGCCCGCGGAGAGCGTGACCGCCTGCAGAAGATCGCCGAGCAGAAGATGGAGGCGGCGCAGGCGGCGGCGGATGCTGCCCAGGCTGCTCTCGACGAGCAGTCCGCGAACCTCGAGACGATGAAGGCGCAGCTCGCCGCGCTCAGGGACACCACCACGAAGACCGTTGCCGCGTATCAGGAAGGCGTCGCGGCGCGCGCGGCGGAAGCGAAGGCCCGGCGCGAACGGGAGGCGGCGGAAGCGGCCGCCAGAGCGCGCGCCGGTAGTGGTGGTGGCGGGGGCGGAGGCAGCGGCGTCGGAGGATGGGTGCGCCCGCACGGAGGTGGGCGGAGCTCGAGCTACGGACCCCGAACGCAGACCTGCGGGTCGAAGGGCTGCTCGTCACCATTCCACTACGGTGCAGATCTCGCGAATGGATGCGGAGCACCCATCTTCGCGGCGAACTCCGGCACGGTGGACTACGCGGCTTCCAACGGCAACTACGGCAACTACGTGCGCATCCAACACGGCGGCGGGATCAGCACCGGCTATGCGCACATCAAGCCCGGCGGGATCATCGTGCGCAGGGGGCAGCAGGTGAAGTCCGGTCAGGTCATCGCCTACGCCGGCGACACCGGCCGTTCGTTCGGGTGCCACCTGCATTTCGAGGTCTATGTCAACGGCGGCTACACCAACCCGGTCAGCTTCATGGAGGCCAGAGGAGTGTACGTCTGACGCTCACGCTCCCTTCCGGTGCAGCGTCTCGAGGTGCGCGTTGTAGGCGTCCAGGTCGACCGTGCCGTGCACGTCCGCATACCTGTCCTCGGCTGCCGCTCGGGCGGTGTCTTCTCGGAACCAGCGGTGCATGACGTACACGAGGATCAGCAGCGTCGGAGCCTCGCCGTACGACCACGCCAGCCCGCCCGCGAGCTGCTGATCCTCGAGCGGATCGATACCGAGTGCCTGGGTGGACGCGACGAAGGAGGTGAGGAGCGTGCTGGTGGACATCATCAGCAGAACGCCGAAGAAGGCATGAAGGGCGGCTTCCGCGAACACGTCGAGAGCACGACCGCCATGGCTCAGCCGCACCGGCAGGGGGTCGGAGCTGAGCACGGGAACGGCGAAGAGGATGCCGACGGCGAGGAACGCGAACTCCAGCGCGAGGTGCCCGCCCGGCGCCGCGAGGATCTTGTCGGCGAACCCGGTCAGATAGAGGCCGTAGAAAGCGGCCAGGTAGAGCGGCAGCGCCAGCCAGAGGCTCAATGCCCACCGCGACCCGCGGCTGCGGAGGCCTCGGTGGGCGGCATGGAGCACAGCGGCGCCGACGCCGTGATGCGGGGTGGCCCGCAGCAGAAGCGTCCCCGGGGACCCGAGCACGAGCAGCGTCGGGATCACCATCATCAGCGTGAGCTGCTGGAACATGAACACCGACAGCAGCGCGTACCCGTACACCTCCACGCCCAGCCCGGTGGTCGCTGCGAGGGCGAGGCAGCCCAGCACGAAGCTGATCGTGCGCCAGACCGGCCACCGGCGGCCCTGTCGCCACAACCGGATCGCACCCAGAAGGTAGGCCGCTCCCGAGATGCTCGCAAGGAGCGGCAACACGGGGAACGGTCCGGGAAGGATGGCGAAGAAGTCGAAGAGCGTAGGGGGTTCATCGGGGATCCACATGCTCGTCCTCTCTCGCTGCCGCGGCCGGTGGCGCGGCCGCTGCCCGCTCACGGTGACGACGTGCGCGTTCGGACATCACCACCCCGATCGCCCCGGCCACCACCAGGAAACCTCCAGCGATGAGGACGAGACCGCCGAGATAGCCGAGGTGGGTGTGCTGTCGACGCCGAGCGCTCGGCCGTCCGTCACGTCCACCTCGACACGCTCGGCGGTGGCGGGATCCGCGACGGCTCTGTCGTAGGCCTCCAGATCAAGGTCCAGGTCTTCAGCGAATCCGCGGAAGACATCTGCGCGTGACTCCTCTGCTTCGCCCCACGCCGCCTGGTTGTCGACGACGGCGACCACTCCGATGAGTATCAGCACCACCACCACCACGGCGACGGCGGCGATCCCGGCCTTCACGCGGGGACTCGGGGAGGTCATCGGACAGACCGTCCTCTGCGCCGGAACCAGACGACGGCGGCGACCAGCGCTGTCACGATCACCCCACCTGCGACGATGAGGGCTGCGGCGCCCTCCCCGGTGTCGTCAGGCGCGCCGGTGCTGGTGTCGGCCGGGGTGGGGATGGGCGAGACGTTCGCGCTTTCGCTGGGGGCGGTCGTGGGAGCAGCCCCCGGTTGCACGCGCTCCTCGTCCGAGCGACACGCGGGAACGTTCCACCCCAGGGTGGACGCCGCCCCGGGCGTCGGAGCATAGTCGAACTCGTACGACTCGGAGATCGGGTGCCCATCACTGGACAGCGCATTCCACGCAACGGTGTAGGTGCCGGGCTCGCCGAGAGCGACGGGAGTGTTCAGGGTGTTGATCTCCACCGTGGAGCACGACGTCTCGTAGTAGAGGCCGTCGGGACCTCGGACCTGCGCGAAGCTGGTTTCGTCGAAGTCGATGAGTTCGCCGCTGAATGTCAACGAGACCGTCTCGACCGTGGTGACCGTCTCGCCGGCGGCCGGCACGGTGTCGAGGAGGTTGTCGTGGGCGGATGCCGGCGCAGCCGCCAGAAACGCCACGGCTGCTGCAGTGGCGACAGCCGTGGTGGTGGTGAGGGCGGCGAGGCGGATGGAGCGTACGGGATGTGAGGTCATGTCCCTGTCCTTGCGGAGATGCGGCCGATCAGGCCGCGAACGGGAGGGGAGGCGCGCGAGCGGTCGCGCAGGTGTCCGTACCCGCCGACGAGGTCACGACACTGTCGCTATCTGGGCTCGCGGATCGACGACCGACGTTCGGCCCTGCGTGAGCAGCGAGCGCGAGAACGGTGGTCGGTTTCTGCGCGCACCGGTCGGGGGCACGGGAGAGCGGACGGCTCGGCAGCAGTCAGGTGCGGGAGATTCCGAGCTGCGTCAGGGAAAGAGCAGTCACGCGCGAGTACGCGGTCGAATGCGACGCCGTCGGGAGGCCGATCGTTCCGCGGGGTGTCGCTGATGCGCGCAGAGCCCGACGGAGTGCTGTGCGCAAGGCAGACGAGGCCGCGATGCACAGCATGACGCAGACGAGGCACAACGCCGCCGTCCAGGACGCAGCTGTGGACGATGCGGTCGCGGTGGACACCTCGCCGACCGACTCCGTGCCGGAAGGATTCACCTCTGCGCTCATCGATGGCGCAGCTGCGGAGAAGTCGCTCTCCAGATGGACGGACGTGGCGAATCCGAGAGAGATCAGCACCAGCAGCGCGACACCGATAACGAGCCTCATTATCAGAGGCGCCCCGTGCCACTTCGTCGATTGACGAGAGCGGGCTGACGAGAGCATCCGCATCAGCCTATGTCACAGAGCGGGCGACGCGAGTTCGCGCGAAAACCAGACGTGCCGTCGCGGCTGCGGCGGGTCGGACGCGCCGCAGCCATCGGCATCCGCCTGGGTTCGTCACTGCACCCCGGCCGCCGATCGCGGCATGAGAGCGGCGACCGGCGGCGAGGAGATCAGCGCTTGAGGTTCGTCAGCTCCTGCAGCACCTCGTCGCTGGTGGTGATGATGCGGGCGTTCGCCTGGAAGCCGCGCTGGGCGACGATGAGGTTGGTGAACTCCTGCGAGAGGTCGACGTTCGACATCTCGAGAGCGCCGCTGATGATGCCACCCATGCCGTCGGCGCCGGCGGACCCGATCGTCGCCTGACCTGAGTTGCCGCTGGGGCGGAACTGCGACGAGCCGACCTTCTCGAGCCCGCCGGGGTTCACGAAGCCTGCCAGCGCGACGCGCGCGAGCACCTCGGTGTCGCCGTTGCTGAACGTGCCCATGAGGCTGCCGTCGTTGGTCAGCGCGTAGGAGCTCAGCGTTCCCGCCGGCTTACCGTTCTGCTCCTTGATGGCGACGTCGCTGACATCGGCGAAGCCGCTGACCGCAGAGAGGTCGACCCGGATTCCGCCGGACACGAGCGTCGCCCCGGTCGTCTGCACGCCGTCGGTGAAGGCCATCGACGCCGTCGCACCCTTGCCGTCGGTGACGTCCCAGCCCGTGGCGGTGCGGGTGAAAGTGAGACGCAGGGTGGATGCCGTGCCCTCGGCGTCGTACACCTTGGTGTCGCGCACGAGCGTGTCGCCGACGGCCGCACCGGAGGGCAGGTTGCCGGTGACACGGGAGGTGGTCGTCGCTTCGGCGGGGCTGATCGCGCCCACCGGAAGGGTGATGTTGCCGACTCCCTGTCCGGGCACGATCACGCCGTCCTCAGCGGTCCAGCCCTGCACGAGCGCGCCGTCGGCAGAGACCAGACGGCCGCTCGCATCGAAGGAGAAGCCACCGTTGCGGGTGTACAGGGTCTCGCCGCCCGAGCGGACGACGAAGAAGCCGTCACCGGCGATCATCAGGTCGGTCGGAACGCCCGTGGGCTGGGGCGCGCCGGCGGCGAAGTTGGTGCTGATGCCGGCGACCTGCACGCCGAGCCCGACCTGCGCGGGGTTCTGACCGCCTGCGCCCTGCTGCGGGAGCATCGAGTTGCGCAGGAGCTGCGAGAGCGAGTCCTGGAACTGCACGGCCGAAGCCTTGAAGCCGGTCGTGTTGACGTTGGCGATGTTGTTGCCGGTGACATCGAGCATGGTCTGGTGCGAACGCAGACCCGAGATTCCGGCGAAGAGGGAACGGAGCATGGTGATGCCTTTCTGGAACGGTCAGGACTGGTTCAGGACTGGGGACGAGGCGCGACGGACACGCCCGACACCTTGTCGAGCGGGATGGCGACGTCGCCGATGGTGACGAGGGGAACGGCGCCGGCGTACGACACCGAGGTGACGATGCCCTTCTGCGTGACGCCGGCGGCGTCGACGTACTGCGCCTCGTGCCCGATGAGAGCGGCGGCGGTCTGGCGCATGCTGAGCGCGAAGTTCTCGGTGCTCGTGTTGGCGAGCGCGGTCAGCTGCTCCATGGACGCCAGCTGCGTGGTCTGCGAGATCATCTCGTTGGTGTTCATGGGGGAGCTGGGATCCTGGTTCGTCAGCTGTGTCACGAGTAGCTTCAGGAACACCTCGGCGTCGAGCGTCTTCTTGCGCTCTGCGGCGGGTGCCGTGCTCCCGGTCTGCACCCCGGTGGGCGGGACGGTGCCGGTGACGGGGGCGGAGATGGGATCGACCGTGGTCATGTGTGCTTCCTTGTCGGTTCAGGCGTAGACGTCGATGCCGCCGTGCGGCGACAGAAGCGGCGGAGGTGGGGTTTGCTGTGAGTCGTCGGGAGCGCGGGGCAGACCCGCCGCAGGGCGAGTGTCGGCGTGCGGACGCCCCGTGCCGGGTCCACCGCCTGCTGCCTGGCCGTTCGAGGATGCGTTCTGCTGTGTGGACGAGCTCTCCGGGGCGTCCGAGCTCGACAGGGTCAGGGATGCCTGCGGCGCGGCCGCGGCGAGATCGCGCCGGAGATCGGCGAGGATCGCCCGGAGCGCGTCGCGCCCGAGGTCGCTGGGCGCGAGGAGTTCGATGTGGATACCTCCGGCGCCGATGTGCGCGCGCACGGTCACG
This genomic window contains:
- a CDS encoding peptidoglycan DD-metalloendopeptidase family protein yields the protein MNDQRVKGAASAAAAAADECGCAPTPVERAAMWQVPMSRRRALGLGALTAVTLAAFGVGAGDSVAHATTYPSWDDVQRAKNNQAAKGAEIGRIEGLIQSLSRRVTETQEAAAAASDAFYSAQQAFFAAITEAESLQARADEQAAIAESSAREAGRLAAKLYRNGGEDTALQLFFSGSSANADQLLSRLGTMDKYLEYNQSVYDKAVSARNTSQALTDQATVARGERDRLQKIAEQKMEAAQAAADAAQAALDEQSANLETMKAQLAALRDTTTKTVAAYQEGVAARAAEAKARREREAAEAAARARAGSGGGGGGGSGVGGWVRPHGGGRSSSYGPRTQTCGSKGCSSPFHYGADLANGCGAPIFAANSGTVDYAASNGNYGNYVRIQHGGGISTGYAHIKPGGIIVRRGQQVKSGQVIAYAGDTGRSFGCHLHFEVYVNGGYTNPVSFMEARGVYV
- a CDS encoding cytochrome c oxidase assembly protein → MWIPDEPPTLFDFFAILPGPFPVLPLLASISGAAYLLGAIRLWRQGRRWPVWRTISFVLGCLALAATTGLGVEVYGYALLSVFMFQQLTLMMVIPTLLVLGSPGTLLLRATPHHGVGAAVLHAAHRGLRSRGSRWALSLWLALPLYLAAFYGLYLTGFADKILAAPGGHLALEFAFLAVGILFAVPVLSSDPLPVRLSHGGRALDVFAEAALHAFFGVLLMMSTSTLLTSFVASTQALGIDPLEDQQLAGGLAWSYGEAPTLLILVYVMHRWFREDTARAAAEDRYADVHGTVDLDAYNAHLETLHRKGA
- a CDS encoding copper resistance CopC family protein translates to MTSHPVRSIRLAALTTTTAVATAAAVAFLAAAPASAHDNLLDTVPAAGETVTTVETVSLTFSGELIDFDETSFAQVRGPDGLYYETSCSTVEINTLNTPVALGEPGTYTVAWNALSSDGHPISESYEFDYAPTPGAASTLGWNVPACRSDEERVQPGAAPTTAPSESANVSPIPTPADTSTGAPDDTGEGAAALIVAGGVIVTALVAAVVWFRRRGRSVR
- a CDS encoding flagellar hook protein FlgE, which produces MLRSLFAGISGLRSHQTMLDVTGNNIANVNTTGFKASAVQFQDSLSQLLRNSMLPQQGAGGQNPAQVGLGVQVAGISTNFAAGAPQPTGVPTDLMIAGDGFFVVRSGGETLYTRNGGFSFDASGRLVSADGALVQGWTAEDGVIVPGQGVGNITLPVGAISPAEATTTSRVTGNLPSGAAVGDTLVRDTKVYDAEGTASTLRLTFTRTATGWDVTDGKGATASMAFTDGVQTTGATLVSGGIRVDLSAVSGFADVSDVAIKEQNGKPAGTLSSYALTNDGSLMGTFSNGDTEVLARVALAGFVNPGGLEKVGSSQFRPSGNSGQATIGSAGADGMGGIISGALEMSNVDLSQEFTNLIVAQRGFQANARIITTSDEVLQELTNLKR
- a CDS encoding flagellar hook assembly protein FlgD, whose translation is MTTVDPISAPVTGTVPPTGVQTGSTAPAAERKKTLDAEVFLKLLVTQLTNQDPSSPMNTNEMISQTTQLASMEQLTALANTSTENFALSMRQTAAALIGHEAQYVDAAGVTQKGIVTSVSYAGAVPLVTIGDVAIPLDKVSGVSVAPRPQS